The following proteins are encoded in a genomic region of Arachis ipaensis cultivar K30076 chromosome B02, Araip1.1, whole genome shotgun sequence:
- the LOC107627125 gene encoding uncharacterized protein LOC107627125, giving the protein MQKKITSASDPSAATPSSKEKDKAPAQPRGIINCISGGYAGGGNTSSARKRAYRAMLAVTDAPKAPQPIQDVPEVTFRSTDFNRTDANYDDPVVISVQLGDLIVRKVLLDPGSSADVLFFTTFEKMKLSSNILQPYHGNLVGFSGERVPVLGSVWLQTTLGEQPLFKTQDIQYLVVDCFSPYNLILGRPFLNRFAAIMSTVHLCVKFPVQGNTVATIYGDLHEARQCYNISLKPIKKSHMAQVNSIQPDQPRLTEIDPRADFEDRPMPNEDLMKVPLTEDPMKFTFVVTTINTEEKDSLIRFLRENADLFAWTPADMPGIDPSVIMHKLAINPEAWPISQKKRNLGAEKRLASLAEVKKLITANFIRKIRFTTWLANVVMVKNSNGKWRMCVDFTDLNKARPKDAYPLPCIDTLVDNSCGYGSLSFMDAYSGYNQILMHPSDQEKTAFITEYGNYCYNVMPFGLKNACATYQRLMNKIFENQIGRNIEVYVDDMVAKTMVGSSHINDLAEIFGQIRRYNMRLNPEKCAFGVRGGKFLGFILTS; this is encoded by the coding sequence ATGCAAAAGAAAATAACCTCGGCTTCCGACCCATCAGCAGCAACCCCATCATCAAAGGAGAAAGATAAAGCACCAGCCCAACCCAGAGGAATTATAAATTGTATTTCGGGAGGATATGCTGGAGGTGGAAATACAAGCTCGGCCCGAAAAAGAGCCTATAGGGCCATGTTGGCAGTAACAGATGCCCCTAAAGCTCCTCAGCCGATTCAGGACGTCCCAGAAGTGACTTTCCGTTCAACCGACTTTAATCGTACAGATGCTAATTATGACGATCCAGTGGTAATTTCCGTTCAGTTGGGGGACCTAATAGTTCGCAAGGTGCTTCTCGATCCTGGAAGTAGTGCCGATGTGTTATTTTTTACCACCTTTGAAAAGATGAAACTAAGCAGCAACATTTTGCAACCATACCATGGAAACTTGGTCGGATTTTCAGGGGAGCGAGTCCCTGTTTTGGGTTccgtgtggttacaaaccacactcggtGAGCAACCATTATTTAAGACACAAGACATTCAATATCTTGTTGTCGACTGCTTTAGTCCGTATAATCTTATCTTAGGTAGACCATTTTTAAATAGATTTGCAGCAATTATGTCTACAGTTCACCTTTGTGTTAAGTTTCCTGTACAGGGTAATACAGTGGCCACCATATACGGTGACCTCCATGAAGCTCGGCAATGCTATAACATAAGCTTGAAGCCCATCAAAAAGAGTCACATGGCGCAGGTCAACTCCATACAACCAGACCAGCCGAGATTGACAGAAATAGATCCACGAGCCGACTTTGAAGATCGGCCTATGCCAAATGAGGACTTAATGAAGGTCCCCCTAACTGAGGATCCCATGAAATTCACTTTTGTAGTAACGACGATCAATACTGAGGAAAAAGACTCCCTCATACGGTTCTTACGTGAGAATGCCGACTTATTTGCTTGGACTCCTGCCGATATGCCCGGAATAGATCCATCCGTCATTATGCACAAATTGGCAATTAATCCAGAAGCTTGGCCAATCtcacaaaagaaaagaaatctcGGCGCCGAGAAACGCCTTGCATCCCTTGCGGAGGTCAAAAAGCTCATTACTGCTAACTTCATCCGAAAAATCAGGTTCACAACATGGCTCGCCAACGTTGTTATGGTAAAAAATAGTAACGGtaagtggcgcatgtgcgtcgatttCACTGACTTAAATAAGGCACGCCCTAAAGATGCTTATCCTTTACCTTGCATTGACACTTTAGTTGACAATTCTTGCGGTTATGGTTCATTAagttttatggacgcatattctggCTATAACCAGATCCTCATGCATCCATCTGACCAAGAGAAAACTGCCTTCATAACTGAATATGGTAATTATTGCTATAAtgttatgccttttggtttaaagaatgCATGTGCGACATATCAGCGATTAATGAATAAGATCTTCGAGAACCAAATAGGTCGGAACATcgaagtttatgtggatgacatggtCGCCAAAACCATGGTCGGCAGCTCTCATATCAACGACCTAGCCGAAATTTTTGGGCAAATCCGACGATATAATATGAGACTGAATCCTGAAAAGTGCGCTTTTGGGGTTCGCGGAGGAAAATTCCTCGGATTCATCCTCACCAGCTGA